The genomic stretch CACAGGGGCTCGAGCACCAGGATCTCAAGATCGCCGATCTCGTCCTGCAGGAAGGTCGCGCGCTTATGGTCGCGATCAACAAGTGGGATATCGCAGAAGACGCCTCCGCGCTGTTCAATGGCATCCGCGCCGCACTCGACGACGGGCTGGCGCAAGTACGCGGCCTGCCGCTGATTGCCGTGAGCGCAAAGACCGGCAAGGGCCTCGACCAGATGCTCGGTGCCGCATTCGAATTGCGCGAAAGCTGGTCGAAACGCGTTCCGACCGCCGCCCTCAATCGCTGGTTCGACGATGCGCTGGAAGCAAATCCGCCCCCAGCGCCCAAGGGCAAACGTATCAAGCTGCGCTACATCACGCAGGCTGGCACGAGGCCGCCGCGCTTTGTCGTTTTCGGCACCAGGCTCGACATGTTGCCGAAGAGCTACGAACGCTATCTCGTGAACGGCATCCGCAGCAAGCTGGGCTTCGAGGCCGTTCCGGTACGGGTCGTGCTCAAGAGCCCGAAGAACCCCTTCGAAACGAAGGATTGAGCATGCTCGACCTTCTCGCTTCCGACCACACATTGGCAGCGGAACTGCTCGAACGTACCGCCAGCACCGTCCGCGTACAGGAAATCGTGCGCCTCAGCCTTGCACCCGCTTTCCTGCTCGCCGGTATCGGCGCGATCATGAACGTCATGATGACGCGCCTGATCTGGGTCGCGGAACGGATCGAGCGGCTGGAAGTGCGGATGGAAGAAGAGCACACATTGCGCGAGGAAAAGGAGCTCGACTGGCTCCGCAACCGCCGCAAGCTTGCGCAGCGCGCCGTCATGTTCAGCACATCGGCCGCGCTCACCATCAGTATCGTGATCGTGCTGCTGTTCGTCAGCGCCTTCATCACTCCGCAGATCGGTAGCCTGACCGCTGTCGCATGGATCCTGACCATGCTGCTGCTGAGTACAGGGCTGATGCTGTTTGCGCGCGAAACGATCGTGGCCGCACGCGGCCATCGCAAGGTCGAGGAAATCGAGGAGCGAGAGGGCTGATTCCCGCTCCCCGAAACCGAGATTAGCGCTTCAGCGGAAACAGCTTGCCGTAGGTCAGGCAACGCCACAGCCATTCGAGAGGGCCATAGCGGAACCGCGCGAGCCAGGCTTTCGACCAGAACAGCATGAGCACCCAGGTCACCAGCACCACCCCGAACAATTCGACCCGCGACAGCCTGCCGAACAAGCCGAAGGCCCAGCCGTGGAAGACGAACATCATCAGGATCGACGTTCCGAGATAGTTGGTGAAGGCCATTCTCCCGGCGGCGACGAAACGCTGGCCGATCGCACTTTGCGATGCAACGGGCGCATAAACCACGAACAGCGAAAGCAAGCCGAACACGGTCATCAGGTGCGGCACACCGCCCAAACCGTTGAACACGAACATGGTGGTGAAGAAGCTGAACCCGGTCGTGTACGGCCAAAGTCCGGCCAGTAGCGACAGAACAACGCCCACGATCACGCCGGACCAGCCCCACCGCCTCAGCTTGGCTTCGGAAAATTGGCCATGGAACATGCCGAGCCGATACAGCGCGCTGCCTATAAGGATCAGGCCAAAGGTCTCACCCATTCCGGCGAAGATCAGTTCCTGGACCAACTGCCCCCACTCGCCCAATTGGCGCTCGACCACATCGGCATATGAGCCATCTTGGTAGATTGCAGTGACTTGCTTGGAATCGGTCAGGATCTTTTCTTCCGTCCCCTCCAGCTGCGCCCTCGCTTCTTCAGGCACCTGCGCATTGACGGCGGGGATTTCCGCTGCCGCGTAGTTCATGCCCATGAGTACGGTCATCAGCAGGGTGCCGACCGCAAGGACACCGATCCCCACCTTGAGCTGGGTCTTCGGCTGCCATTTCAGGGTAAGCAAGGCGACCATGCCCCACACCGAATATAGCGTCAGGATGTCACCGCCCCAGATCAGGAAATAGTGGCTGAGGCCGAACAACATGAGGATGATCAGCCGGCGGAATTGCAGCCACCGCGTTGCCCCGCGCGCCCAGGCGCGTTCCATGAACAGATATATGCCCGCTCCGAACAGGAGGGTGAACAGGCCGCGGAACTTTCCGTCGATGACAGCGAACTGGAACAGCCAGACAGCCTCGTCCGCGGGCGTGGTGCCCGTCGCAAGCGCCGGAGGCCAGAAATAGGCCATGAATGGATGCCCGAAGGCCGTGATATTGGCGAACAGGATGCCGAGCACGGCAATGCCGCGGATGAAATCCAGCGTTACGATCCGGTCCGCAGCCGCGACGGGTTGCTGATCGGGCGTGTGAGCGACTTCGCCAGTTGCGTACATTTCTGCCGCGACTGCCGCCGGTATATTTTCGTTCTCGCTCATGAAATCCCCCCAGATTTGATCTGGAAGGGAATGTGCCTCAATCAGTTACGCGTCACAAGACAGTCCTGACCGGACGCCTTCAATGCTCGACAAGCGTCTTGCGCCGCGGATTGCGTGTCGAACCCGCCCGCGAGCAATTTCGTGACCCGGCCAGCCGGTACCTTCAGCTTTTTCGCACCAGCGAGCTCGCTGCGAGCAGAGAGTTTCGTCCAGAGCTTGTCCGCGTTTCCGGCAACGCCGAATGCGCCA from Altererythrobacter epoxidivorans encodes the following:
- a CDS encoding DUF2721 domain-containing protein is translated as MLDLLASDHTLAAELLERTASTVRVQEIVRLSLAPAFLLAGIGAIMNVMMTRLIWVAERIERLEVRMEEEHTLREEKELDWLRNRRKLAQRAVMFSTSAALTISIVIVLLFVSAFITPQIGSLTAVAWILTMLLLSTGLMLFARETIVAARGHRKVEEIEEREG
- a CDS encoding DUF418 domain-containing protein, with translation MSENENIPAAVAAEMYATGEVAHTPDQQPVAAADRIVTLDFIRGIAVLGILFANITAFGHPFMAYFWPPALATGTTPADEAVWLFQFAVIDGKFRGLFTLLFGAGIYLFMERAWARGATRWLQFRRLIILMLFGLSHYFLIWGGDILTLYSVWGMVALLTLKWQPKTQLKVGIGVLAVGTLLMTVLMGMNYAAAEIPAVNAQVPEEARAQLEGTEEKILTDSKQVTAIYQDGSYADVVERQLGEWGQLVQELIFAGMGETFGLILIGSALYRLGMFHGQFSEAKLRRWGWSGVIVGVVLSLLAGLWPYTTGFSFFTTMFVFNGLGGVPHLMTVFGLLSLFVVYAPVASQSAIGQRFVAAGRMAFTNYLGTSILMMFVFHGWAFGLFGRLSRVELFGVVLVTWVLMLFWSKAWLARFRYGPLEWLWRCLTYGKLFPLKR